A single genomic interval of Amycolatopsis albispora harbors:
- the idi gene encoding isopentenyl-diphosphate Delta-isomerase — protein MTEQVVLLDQQGHAIGVADKAGVHHAETPLHLAFSAYAFNERGQFLLTRRALRKRTFPGVWTNSCCGHPAPGEDMADGIIRRLSQELGLTSVGIDLVLPEFQYRAEMDGVVENEKCPVWRVEVTGEPEPDPAEVDAYRWVEWDRLVSEIDDGSQPISPWCREQLTGLRELGPDPLDWPSAEHHRLPPAALVSARGR, from the coding sequence ATGACTGAGCAGGTGGTTCTCCTCGACCAGCAGGGGCACGCGATCGGTGTCGCCGACAAGGCCGGCGTGCACCACGCCGAAACCCCGTTGCACCTGGCCTTTTCCGCCTACGCCTTCAACGAGCGCGGCCAGTTCCTGCTGACCCGCCGGGCGCTGCGCAAGCGCACCTTTCCCGGGGTGTGGACCAACAGCTGCTGCGGGCACCCCGCGCCCGGTGAGGACATGGCCGACGGCATCATCCGGCGGCTGTCCCAGGAACTCGGCCTGACCAGCGTCGGCATCGACCTGGTGCTGCCGGAGTTCCAGTACCGCGCGGAGATGGACGGGGTGGTGGAGAACGAGAAGTGCCCGGTCTGGCGGGTCGAGGTGACCGGCGAGCCCGAGCCGGACCCGGCCGAGGTGGACGCCTACCGCTGGGTCGAGTGGGACCGGCTGGTCAGCGAGATCGACGACGGCAGCCAGCCGATTTCGCCGTGGTGCCGCGAGCAGCTGACCGGACTGCGTGAGCTGGGCCCGGATCCGCTCGACTGGCCGTCCGCCGAGCACCACCGCCTGCCTCCTGCCGCACTCGTGAGTGCGCGGGGCCGGTAA
- a CDS encoding cation acetate symporter yields the protein MNLAQGVQGSNPILNISIFGAFVVVTLVIVFRASRNTKTASDYYAAGRAFSGPQNGVAIAGDYLSAASFLGIAGAIAVYGYDGFLYSIGFLVAWLVALLLVAELLRNTGKFTMGDVLAFRMKQRPVRAAAATSTLAVSFFYLLAQMAGAGILVSLLLGISSGVGQAVVISVVGVVMIIYVLVGGMKGTTWVQIIKAALLITGAFAMTIWVLARYGFNLSELLASAVERAGSDSVLNPGARYGVSDTSKIDFLSLGIALVLGTAGLPHVLMRFYTVPTAKDARKSVVWAIALIGLFYLFTLVLGYGAGAIVGKDAINKAPGKENSAAPLLAQALGGPILLGFIAAVAFATILAVVAGLTITASASFAHDVYANVIKKGKVSDSNAEVRVARITALVIGAVAIVGGILAKDQNVAFLVALAFAVAASANLPTILYSLFWKRFNTSGALWSIYGGLGVTVVLIIFSPAVSGLPTSMIKGVDFHWFPLQNPGLVSIPVSFFLGWLGTVLSKEHNEDKYAEMEVRSLTGAGAEKAVSH from the coding sequence GTGAACCTCGCACAGGGAGTTCAGGGCTCCAACCCGATCCTGAACATCAGCATTTTCGGTGCTTTTGTGGTGGTGACGCTGGTGATCGTGTTCCGCGCGTCGCGGAACACCAAGACCGCGTCGGACTACTACGCCGCCGGTCGCGCGTTCTCCGGTCCGCAGAACGGCGTCGCGATCGCCGGTGACTACCTTTCGGCCGCCTCGTTCCTCGGCATCGCGGGCGCGATCGCGGTCTACGGATACGACGGGTTCCTGTACTCGATCGGGTTCCTGGTCGCCTGGTTGGTGGCGTTGCTGCTGGTGGCGGAACTGCTGCGGAACACCGGCAAGTTCACCATGGGCGACGTGCTGGCCTTCCGCATGAAGCAGCGCCCGGTGCGCGCGGCGGCGGCGACCTCGACGCTGGCGGTGAGCTTTTTCTACCTGCTGGCCCAGATGGCGGGCGCGGGCATCCTGGTGTCGCTGCTGCTGGGCATCTCGTCCGGGGTCGGCCAGGCGGTGGTCATTTCCGTGGTCGGCGTGGTGATGATCATCTACGTGCTGGTCGGCGGCATGAAGGGCACCACGTGGGTGCAGATCATCAAGGCCGCGCTGCTGATCACCGGTGCCTTCGCGATGACCATCTGGGTGCTCGCGCGCTATGGCTTCAACCTCTCCGAGCTGCTCGCCAGTGCGGTCGAGCGCGCCGGTTCGGACTCCGTGCTGAACCCAGGTGCGCGCTACGGCGTCTCGGACACCTCGAAGATCGACTTCCTGTCGCTGGGCATCGCGCTGGTGCTCGGCACCGCGGGTCTGCCGCACGTGCTGATGCGCTTCTACACCGTGCCGACCGCGAAGGACGCGCGGAAGTCCGTGGTCTGGGCGATCGCGCTGATCGGCTTGTTCTACCTGTTCACCCTGGTGCTGGGCTACGGCGCGGGCGCCATCGTCGGCAAGGACGCGATCAACAAGGCACCGGGCAAGGAGAACTCGGCGGCACCGCTGCTGGCGCAGGCACTCGGCGGCCCGATCTTGCTGGGCTTCATCGCCGCGGTCGCCTTCGCGACCATTCTCGCGGTCGTGGCGGGCCTGACGATCACCGCGTCGGCGTCGTTCGCCCACGACGTGTACGCCAACGTGATCAAGAAGGGCAAGGTCTCCGACAGCAACGCCGAAGTCCGCGTTGCCCGGATCACCGCGCTTGTCATCGGCGCGGTGGCCATCGTCGGCGGCATCCTGGCCAAGGACCAGAACGTCGCCTTCCTGGTGGCACTGGCGTTCGCGGTGGCGGCCTCGGCGAACCTGCCGACCATTCTCTATTCGTTGTTCTGGAAGCGGTTCAACACCTCGGGCGCGTTGTGGTCGATCTACGGTGGCCTCGGCGTCACGGTCGTGTTGATCATCTTCTCGCCCGCGGTGTCCGGGTTGCCGACGTCGATGATCAAGGGCGTGGACTTCCACTGGTTCCCGCTGCAGAACCCCGGGCTCGTCTCGATCCCGGTGTCGTTCTTCCTCGGCTGGCTGGGCACGGTCCTGTCGAAGGAGCACAACGAGGACAAGTACGCCGAGATGGAGGTCCGTTCCCTCACTGGAGCGGGAGCGGAAAAAGCCGTCTCGCACTGA
- a CDS encoding DUF485 domain-containing protein, translating to MSISEPAVGPPGEDVDWKTVQSGPEFQQLRRRLRIFVFPMTGLFLGWYLLYVVLADYAHGFMSTKLVGNINVGLVLGLLQFVSTFVITGLYVRHANRHLDPVSDKIRGDIEGAGNTGNAEGEAK from the coding sequence GTGAGCATCTCTGAACCCGCCGTAGGGCCACCAGGCGAAGACGTGGACTGGAAGACGGTCCAGTCCGGTCCCGAGTTCCAGCAGTTGCGCAGGCGGCTGCGGATCTTCGTGTTCCCGATGACGGGCCTGTTCCTCGGCTGGTACCTGCTCTACGTGGTGCTGGCGGACTACGCGCACGGGTTCATGTCCACCAAGCTGGTCGGCAACATCAACGTCGGCCTGGTGCTCGGTTTGCTCCAGTTCGTCTCGACCTTCGTGATCACGGGGTTGTATGTGCGCCACGCGAATCGTCATCTGGACCCCGTCTCCGACAAGATCCGCGGCGACATCGAAGGCGCCGGCAACACCGGAAACGCCGAAGGGGAGGCCAAGTGA
- a CDS encoding cation acetate symporter, translating into MIAALAVAPVVLITILVGLRAVAAMRTTSDFLVASRRVSPLLNSAAVSGEYLSAASFLGVAGLVVKDGIGSLWYPVGFTAGYVAMLVLVAAPMRRSGALTVPDFAEARLASPVLRRIAAVVVLVIGGLYLVPQFRTAGLVLGAVGGTPYWVGVVIAGVAAATTLSLGGMRAATYVQAFQFFLKLVLFLVPAAWLVFQVGPDVRAQAVDPKEFTHFSHDTTIEFRVGATLEFRVPTEVRAPDGTTELIPVGSKEIEAGRTIVFPAGAPAPSVGNEAPGGPGWDLPTLDPQNAGYPVLSTWAVLIATMLGTMGLPHVLMRFHTSIDGRAARKTAALTVLLLSAFYLFPGIYGVLGTVLVPHLYLSDATDTAVVALPAVVDPGPAGALFTVLLTAGAFAAFLATSLGLLLAVAGAISHDLLEGGLRQMRFTVLAAAAAVVLLALPAVRLDAGVLVTWGFTVAASTFCPLLVLGIWWPRLTTTGAISGVVVGLTASAGAIATTLFGPALPGWQAILVAQPAPWSVPLAFATMVLVSLRGRPPAWSRDAMLRLHLGEGRSPYLNQRLLQGRDPGHSSRTSGRSSTVRRMARRFVR; encoded by the coding sequence TCCCGCCGGGTTTCGCCGTTGCTCAACTCCGCCGCGGTCTCCGGTGAGTACCTGTCCGCCGCGTCGTTCCTCGGCGTGGCGGGGCTGGTGGTCAAGGACGGCATCGGCTCGCTCTGGTACCCGGTCGGCTTCACCGCGGGGTACGTGGCGATGCTGGTGCTGGTGGCCGCGCCGATGCGCCGGTCCGGTGCGCTGACCGTGCCCGACTTCGCCGAGGCGCGGCTGGCGTCCCCGGTGCTGCGCCGGATCGCGGCGGTGGTGGTGCTGGTGATCGGCGGGCTCTACCTGGTGCCGCAGTTCCGGACCGCGGGGCTGGTGCTGGGCGCGGTCGGCGGCACCCCGTACTGGGTCGGCGTGGTGATCGCCGGGGTGGCCGCGGCGACCACGCTGTCACTGGGCGGGATGCGCGCGGCGACCTACGTGCAGGCGTTCCAGTTCTTCCTGAAACTGGTGCTGTTCCTGGTGCCCGCGGCCTGGCTGGTGTTCCAGGTCGGCCCCGACGTGCGCGCGCAGGCGGTGGACCCCAAGGAGTTCACCCACTTCAGCCACGACACCACCATCGAATTCCGCGTCGGGGCCACGCTCGAGTTCCGCGTGCCCACCGAGGTCCGCGCGCCCGACGGCACCACCGAGCTGATTCCCGTCGGCAGCAAGGAAATCGAGGCGGGCCGGACGATCGTGTTCCCGGCCGGTGCGCCGGCCCCGTCGGTGGGCAACGAAGCACCGGGCGGACCGGGTTGGGATTTGCCCACTTTGGACCCGCAGAACGCCGGTTACCCGGTGCTGAGCACGTGGGCGGTGCTGATCGCCACCATGCTCGGCACGATGGGCCTGCCCCACGTGCTGATGCGCTTCCACACCAGCATCGACGGCCGCGCCGCGCGGAAAACCGCCGCGCTGACGGTGTTGCTGCTCAGCGCCTTCTACCTGTTCCCCGGCATCTACGGGGTGCTGGGCACGGTGCTGGTGCCGCACCTGTACCTGTCCGACGCCACCGACACCGCGGTGGTCGCGCTGCCGGCGGTGGTCGATCCCGGCCCGGCCGGCGCGTTGTTCACCGTGTTGCTGACCGCGGGCGCGTTCGCCGCTTTCCTCGCCACGTCACTGGGTTTGCTGCTCGCGGTGGCCGGGGCGATCTCCCACGACCTGCTCGAAGGCGGGCTGCGGCAGATGCGGTTCACCGTGCTCGCCGCCGCGGCGGCGGTGGTGCTGCTGGCGCTGCCCGCGGTCCGGCTGGACGCGGGCGTCCTGGTCACCTGGGGCTTCACCGTGGCCGCGTCCACCTTCTGTCCCTTGCTGGTGCTGGGAATCTGGTGGCCGCGGCTGACCACCACCGGCGCGATCAGCGGGGTGGTGGTCGGCCTGACCGCGTCGGCCGGAGCCATCGCCACTACGCTGTTCGGCCCAGCTTTGCCGGGCTGGCAGGCTATTCTGGTGGCGCAGCCCGCGCCGTGGTCGGTGCCGCTCGCCTTCGCCACCATGGTGCTGGTGTCGTTGCGCGGACGCCCGCCCGCCTGGTCGCGTGACGCGATGCTCCGCCTGCACCTCGGTGAAGGACGCAGCCCTTACTTGAACCAGCGGCTGTTGCAGGGCCGTGATCCAGGCCACTCATCGCGGACCAGCGGTCGTTCGTCAACCGTTCGTCGCATGGCCCGTCGATTCGTCCGCTGA